In the Malania oleifera isolate guangnan ecotype guangnan chromosome 1, ASM2987363v1, whole genome shotgun sequence genome, one interval contains:
- the LOC131163861 gene encoding uncharacterized protein LOC131163861, translating into MVKIPVRFKRVMAAMDEEARGRVCESSGSEHSPAVDLSDLINSFIERDNGADGGDREADGMEKLEREEFESERGGGDCWSDSERTGILRSLLGLEVSGLDEDARRKLRAEVELAFRYVGGSSSPDFKRRLMARLRDRGFDAGLCKSRWEKTSRFPAGTYEYIDVNASEKRYIVEALLAGEFDIARPTSQYTAMLNLFPTIFVGEADDLKRVVKLMCTAIRESMKSADTHVPPWRRNGYMQSKWSGPVKRTTNPLPSRKSPESEDTSAVKRSVGFEASPAAGVPYYCRDGFGRKGFN; encoded by the exons ATGGTGAAAATCCCGGTGAGGTTCAAGCGAGTGATGGCGGCGATGGACGAGGAGGCGCGTGGGCGGGTGTGCGAGAGCAGCGGCAGCGAGCACTCGCCGGCCGTCGATCTCTCCGATCTGATCAATTCGTTTATTGAGAGGGACAATGGGGCGGACGGAGGAGATCGAGAGGCGGATGGAATGGAGAAATTGGAGAGGGAGGAGTTTGAATCGGAGCGTGGCGGCGGTGATTGTTGGTCTGACTCCGAGAGGACCGGGATTTTGCGGAGTCTGCTGGGGCTCGAGGTGTCGGGACTCGACGAAGATGCGCGGAGAAAGCTTAGGGCGGAGGTAGAGCTTGCTTTCCGGTACGTGGGAGGGAGCTCGTCGCCGGACTTTAAGCGCCGGTTAATGGCTCGGTTGCGCGATAGGGGCTTCGATGCCG GTCTTTGCAAATCAAGGTGGGAAAAAACCAGCCGGTTCCCGGCGGGAACCTACGAGTACATCGACGTAAATGCCTCCGAAAAGCGATATATCGTCGAAGCCCTTCTCGCTGGAGAATTCGACATAGCCCGGCCGACGAGCCAGTACACCGCGATGCTCAACCTCTTCCCCACCATCTTCGTCGGCGAAGCAGATGATCTCAAGCGCGTTGTGAAGCTGATGTGCACGGCGATCCGAGAGTCCATGAAGAGCGCGGACACGCACGTGCCGCCCTGGAGAAGAAATGGGTACATGCAATCCAAGTGGTCTGGTCCAGTCAAGCGGACGACTAACCCCCTTCCGTCCAGAAAGTCTCCGGAATCCGAAGACACTTCTGCGGTGAAGCGATCTGTGGGCTTCGAGGCCTCGCCGGCGGCGGGGGTACCTTATTACTGCAGAGATGGTTTTGGGAGGAAAGGGTTCAATTGA